The DNA sequence GAATTGTGCTAAAGAGAGGAATCAAACAAGGACACTGATATTAAGAATTTTCATTGTCAATTAGATAGAATtgcaattttgttttgttgatcAAACAGCTAAGGCTTTTGGAGTAAGATTATCAAAACCCAAAAAACCAAGATCAACCTTTTCAACAGGTTTGCACTTCTATTTCATTAAGCACGAATTAATCTTTATAAACACTAACTGGATCACTTTTTGGTAGATGGAAACAAAAATTCTcatattagaaagaaaagtataGGATTAATGTTCTAAAAAATACCTGAAATTccaaatactattacaaaatatacaaGGAGAAATTACTAAGTACTACTTTTAAGGAGAAATCAAGCTTCCTTCATACTCAATTATATCATATTCTGAGACTCGGCTCCCACCCATCTTGAAACGTTTGATGAATTTCCGAGCACGGTAATCATACAAAAACACGTCTCTTGATCTACGACCTTTGAGAACCACACAATTAGTTTGAAAAGGAATGTGATAACTCCACTGAATATTGCActtccaaaaataatataggtccACATTATTCACATTATTCCAAATAAGCTCACTTCCTTCACCGCTCGACTCATAAACCTTCAACTTACATTTGTCCACAACAAGGATAACAAAAGAGCACTCACCCTTTGCAAGAATCGCAAACACCTTATATAACCTAAAGTACTCATCAAGTACTTGGTCTTCcgtttgtgatattataattgttTGAAACACTTCATTCTTCATATCAAAGCTTAGTATAATCTTCTTAAACCATGTCCTTGTGTATCCTTCCCAGTGAGCAAAGGATCCATTCTTGCTCACGGACTTTATGGGTTTCTCGATGACCAAATCTTGATCAATATTATCCAATTCACTCCAAGAATTCGTCCTTGCCGAATATAGATTGGCGTGTAAACAACTATGCTCCAAGCACGGAAGCAACCATACCACTTTATAATCTTCGTCGAAACCCAATCCCACATGATGAGCATAAAAATcttgtctatgagtagaaGCGTAAGGAGGAAGAGGTAGAATCTTGAATTGACCAAGAAAAGGATTGCATATTGCAATGCCTAACCCAAGATAACTCATGATGACTAGACCCTTAACCGCCCCAGATATAGATTCAGTCCCCCGAAAGACATATGACATCAATAACTTCCGGTTATCTAGGAGATTTAGTGATACTCGaccataaattaaatcataagtAAACCATAGATATACCTCCTCATCTTTGTTGGTGTACAATTTTCTAAAGTGTGGAGAATTAATGATGTAATACCACGATTTGTGGACACCTATGAATTTCAAGAGGGATCGAACAGGAAGATGCAATAGTATCTCAAACACCACATCGATATTCATAGCTATGTGTTTATATGAAATTGTTGGAATTATGCAATGCAATGTACACATggtaatgtatatatattagaaatatatttctattaaCGGCGGTgcttagggttagggttattGCTCTTTTCATATTTcgagacttttttttttctctaatctTGATTTCCATATACTTTTTTCTGTATGCAATCAATTATTGATAGTCTATTCTTTCCATATTTCGACCGCTCTTTCCAATTATTGATAGGGTATgtgatattataaaattggttagtatatttttagggAGTGTAAAATATTGTAAAGTTGCTATATATGATTACAACTCCATTtcccaaaattaattattatcggATCCTTAATGCGATGACCAATTAATCCTCAACTAAGCATGTAAGATTATTGCATATATCAAAAGCTTTTAAGgcacttttttatttagaaaagtTTCACTATAGtcaaatcatttatttttttggtgagAAAAGCGAGCAGAGCCCGATTACACACTAACGAACGTAAGAAACGtcaaatcatttttatattattataattatcattttttcactttaaacttatattctcttactttactctttatttgatttatttttctttttttaaaaaaactttattaCCTATccttaacaaattaaaaacatccATTTCTTAAGCTTTGTGCCAGAAAAGAAGTGTCTCATCTATGAAGAAACTGAGTGAGTAACACCTATCATAACACTCCGAAATGGATTCAGTCTAAcatatgattataattttattataaactaattgCAATTCTAAAGaatattaataagaataagtagtaaataaataagtatacTAAATCAAATGAGTAATATAAATTTCTAACATTATTTAATGTTATGATTATCAAAATTGCAGAGTGCTATATAGCATCACCAGTTTATATCCGCGTGCTCGTCTACTATTGTGGATACTCTAACCGTTGAATGGATAAAAAATGCAtgagaaaagtaaaaacaaaaagagaaaaatgtgaAAGAACAAAACATAGATAAATAGCACTAAAAGATCATTTATGTCACGtgcttttgtcatttttagtgTTCGAAATGGGGCTAATCTGCATGGATCCGACCCGCTTAACTTCTTACTTTTGACCAACCCAACACAACCCAATTAACAATACcatatctttaattttagGATAACAAAAAGTAAAGGAAAATTGTTATTCCATTTCCCAAATTTCAGTTATAGAACCCCAATCGTCAATTCCAAGTCGCAAATCCAAAATCCGTAAAATatgtattctatttttaaacttAATTACGATCGAGACATAATATAttgaatcaacaaaaaattcgACCTGATCCAATTGTCtgaataaatataagtaaCATTTCTTTCGATAGTGACAAATGTACATAAAATTTCGaatttcttcaacattttacattgaacgacaatttataaatttaattccctccgtccataattaaaattccatatttaatcggtacgagttttaaaaaattatttgacttttatgCATTCCTTCTATCTCCTATTAATTATCTACTTTTACATTTTCGTTTGCCCCTaattaattgtccactttcaccttttaccataaaatggTAAGTATGTCTCATATTCTACGAACttaattcactcacattttattataaaactaatatacaaaaGATGATAcgcatattccactaactttttcaactaactttcctttacatttcttaaaactcatgtcggAACCAAAGTGGACAACTAATGGGGAACGGAGGACGTAgtaaagtgggtagaaaattagtagaatgcagtgtctacttttatatattggttttataataaaatgtgagcgggatggagggagtaattgatttttaaaataaattacatacaAATCATTTTgcaacaaaaagaaattgaattttaacttaaatatttacatatttaagatcatttttttaaaaaaaatgtgtagtTTATTCgaatcaaaactaaaaatcatgttaaaatttgatcaaaaagTTTCcatatcatttcttttttattacataataataaaaaactgaTTTTCAGAAAAACTAGTCCTAAATCTCaaatttaagtatttatacttcatgtttaattaatttttcttattaatataaggacaaaaaattaaagaataaaaagtaaatagtgtAATGCAAAAGGAGATGCCAATTACCGAGCAGAGCGGTTCATTTATGAGAACTTTtacatttgaaattatttacaGCATGATATATAgtagagtaaaggccaaatgtgGTCCCTAATATATGgtcgttttatcaatttggtctttaacattatctttttgattatttgatatccctcacaaataaactcggacccgaatcggtcctcacttaaaaaaccgtaaaaaaatagatgatgaccgcaatttgattatattaaattactaaggtatataccacaccagcataaacacaaatatatataaaatatattttatatatttttaaattataaaatctattgtgaaatataaattatatttaatttatttttaaaattataaaatataaataatattataaaaatactcttattttctattttaattgatgttgacagtcaggtataccgcaaaagtaaggtatactGAAATttggtacggtataccgaaaatgaggtacggtatcggtatgggAATTCGTCATatcgaaaataaggtataccgaagttcggtaaaactttggtaaagtaaaggtatgacttttttgcataccgtatttacgataaggtatacggtatggtgttttcggtaaggtataccttacctaCCCACCCCCCTATGTGAGACAAttgcaaaattataatttataattttccaattttaaaagtagaaatttataaaaatatttataatttttatgataattatcTATTTTCATTAGGCATGATCCGACCCGGCTAACTCTTACTTTGACCAACCCGACCCACCcaattaacaatatttactccctccgtctcagtttttcatttcgcatcgtcccacataatttgtcccatttcacttttatcatttttggaaGTGAACCccgtattccactaactcattcctactcacattttattataaaactaatatataaaggtatgactcacatttcactaactttttcaactcacttttcattacaattcttaaaatcctTGTTCGGTCAAAGTGATCCGAATGATCCGGAACGGAGGCAGTATATATTAGGAtaacaaagaaataaaaagaaaagttggcTTCCAATTCCAATATTATCATCTCTTCAAATCCAGCCCTAATTCATCAATCGAATCCACCAAAATTCTCACTCAATTCCACTCAAATTCCCAAATTCCAGTTATCAAAACCCCAATCCTCAATCCCCGATCCAAAACCCTCCAATTTTCTCTGCGAATTTGCCACATTCCGATGAAATGATCGTCTCCCCCAACGAACCCTACATCGCGCTCGACTCGAGCTCGAGGTCGATCAACGACACGGTGAATGGGACGCACCACTTCACCATCCGCGGCTACTCTCTGGCGAAGGGCATGGGCCCCGGAAAGTACGTTTCTTCCGACACTTTCAACATCGGAGGCTACGATTGGGCGATTTACTTCTACCCCGATGGGAAAAACCCCGAGGATTCGTCCACGTACGTCTCCGTTTTCATCGCGCTGGCGAGCGAGGGCACCGATGTGAGGGCGCTGTTTGAGCTCGCTCTGTTGGATCAGAGCGGGAAGGGGAAGCATAAGGTGCATAGTCATTTCGATCGCGCGCTCGAGAGCGGGCCTTATACGCTCAAGTACAGAGGAAGCATGTGGTAATGATTCGCAattgtttggttttgttttaattcGTTGGTTTAATTGGTGGATGAGTGAAATTAGAAATCTAGAATTTGGTTGTGATTGATGAATTCTGGACGATTAGGGTTTGAAATACGGTTTTGTTGAATACTTTTGCTCATTTGTTTGTGATTGAAAAAGGCGAAATCTCGATTATGTTTGTAGCATTACTAATCTACTTGTGTTTGCAGGGGTTATAAGCGTTTTTTCAGAAGGGCTGCGTTAGAAACTTCTGATTATCTGAAGGATGATTGTCTTTCTATGCATTGCACTGTGGGAGTTGTTCGAACTCGCGTTGAGGGACCAAAGATGTATAGTGTTCACGTCCCCCCATCAGATATGGGTCAGAGTCTCAAGCATTTGCTGGATGCTGAACTTGGTTGTGACGTAGTTTTCCAAGTCGGAAAGGAGTCATTCAAGGCTCATAAGATAGTACTTGCTGCCCGTTCTCCTGTATTTAAAGCTCAGTTCTTCGGACTAGTTGGAAATCCTAATAGTGGAAAGGTGGAACTGAAGGACGTTGAACCATCCATTTTCAAGGTTTGTTTCTTTGTCTTGTAACATTAACCACTTTGTTCGGGTTGAAATAAATGGGGTGGAGTTATAGATTCTTGACTTTATGAACCTTGAAAGTATCGTATGAAATTACGCGTGTGATTTTATTTCCATGttttattactagtaaattatatataagCTGAAGAAACATCAGcaaattaaaatgcatttgAGATCAAGGTTTAACAAGAAAGGATTTAAGGTAATCGCAAAGAGGCAGATGTATGATTAACTTAGCTCCGAATTCTGAACACAGTAAAATCCCTAGCAAAAACGAATGCATACTTGAACTCTAACCAACTGGAAGTATATCATAACTTTCCTTCATTGCCTCATTTACATgtggttttatatttttttcaatggTTGTGGATTAACAAAATTCTACTACATGAGAGGATAAGAGAggtgaaattataattgtccttgttttttttttattaatttggtaACACATAATGCCGTCAGATTATTATACTTAGAATTTTATTCAAGACTTATGCTGGCTATTTCATGAAATGGAAAGCATTGTTTTTCTTGTACCTTAGGGCTGGTTGTGAGGTATTATTTGACACATTAGGTGAATTGAATCCTTAGTCTTTAGGTTGAGCTTTTCTATCACACTGTATGAATGTATTATACCATCCACATTTCTCAGCTACATGGGACCTCAACTGTGATACCTAAGACTGTTGTTAACAATCCTTATGGATGGTCACTGGAGTTTGTGTATTAAATGTATTGCAAATGACATGCATGTCGTCTGGTTCTTTACTTCTTGACAAGTCATCTTTGTTAATTTATGTGGTTAATTATCTGCAGGCTTTGCTACACTTTATTTACTCCGATGAACTTCCTGATTTTACTGAAATCGATGATTCAACGCCTGCTTCTTCTACGATCATGATGCAACATCTATTGGCTGCTGCGGACCAATTTGGTTTAGATAGGTTGAAGCTTTTATGTGAAGCAAAATTATGTGAAGAGTTCAGCACTGATACAGTGGCAACAACTCTTTCCCTGGCAGAGCAGCATCACTGCACGCAGCTCAAGCCCATATGTCTAAAATTTGCTGCAGCAAACTTGGGAGGTGCGTGTAGTCCATAGATCTGAGTGGTGCAAGTTTTCAGGTTATGTCAATTATAATTTCCACTCCGTTATCTGGAGATATGTTATGATGAAATTAAGTCTTCTTCGTATCTGGTggctatttttgttttctgtgCCTTAATCACATGTCTGCATGTCTTTTCTTCGTTTTCCCATCCAAAGAAAGTGAAAcagaaatataaaaaggaaatagatAGGTGAAGTTTATAATGTTGCACCTAAGAATACTTTGAAATGCGACCTAGCTTCAATAAACAAGTATGTCAACACGAATCCTGATTCAGCTATTTCTGTCATGCATAGATGCTATTCTGCATTTAATCATAATAGTTCTGACCAAAACAAACTTCAAGACCATTTCACTATAGGTTAATGCAACTAAATTATGTTTACAAATAATGATTTGTGTAACCACTATGTTCAAtgtaatataatttcataagagcagcaattatcatattttttatgtctCAGTTCAGTACTATACATGAGCACATGCTTAATATGAATGCTCAAAAGTCCATGGCTCCAAGATTGCCTTATCGTGCTTTTGCTTGCATGAGGTAGTTTAAGATGCGTATGCATTTGGAGTTGATGCTTTTCTGGGTAAGAGCTCTTTGATGTTTGGATAGCAGGAAGTATTGTAAATCAACCAAAGTAGTGAAAATATGAGAATCAGCCCATTTCTGTAGAAACCTCATAATTCACGTCCGTTGTTCAGGAGCAGCATCTCCAGACCTCATTGAGGAGATGTCGAAATTGCaatgtaggagtattaatgGTTTGGTTTGCCATTGCAGTGGTGATGAAATCAGAAGGTTTTAAACACTTGGAAGAGAGTTGCCCCTCACTGCTGTTGGAGTTGCTGGAAACAGTGGCATTGGTGGATGAGAAGCCGAATCTCGTATCAGGTAAGAAAAGGAGCATCAGCAGCATCTTTGCGCTAGATTTGGCAGCAGATGGCGTAGCAGAATCTGTGAATCCAAACGGCCGTCGGGTGCGGAGAAGGACCTAGTGCTGTCAATGCAAATTGAAGGTACA is a window from the Salvia hispanica cultivar TCC Black 2014 chromosome 1, UniMelb_Shisp_WGS_1.0, whole genome shotgun sequence genome containing:
- the LOC125200815 gene encoding BTB/POZ and MATH domain-containing protein 3-like isoform X1, whose product is MIVSPNEPYIALDSSSRSINDTVNGTHHFTIRGYSLAKGMGPGKYVSSDTFNIGGYDWAIYFYPDGKNPEDSSTYVSVFIALASEGTDVRALFELALLDQSGKGKHKVHSHFDRALESGPYTLKYRGSMWGYKRFFRRAALETSDYLKDDCLSMHCTVGVVRTRVEGPKMYSVHVPPSDMGQSLKHLLDAELGCDVVFQVGKESFKAHKIVLAARSPVFKAQFFGLVGNPNSGKVELKDVEPSIFKALLHFIYSDELPDFTEIDDSTPASSTIMMQHLLAAADQFGLDRLKLLCEAKLCEEFSTDTVATTLSLAEQHHCTQLKPICLKFAAANLGVVMKSEGFKHLEESCPSLLLELLETVALVDEKPNLVSGKKRSISSIFALDLAADGVAESVNPNGRRVRRRT
- the LOC125200815 gene encoding BTB/POZ and MATH domain-containing protein 3-like isoform X2 translates to MIVSPNEPYIALDSSSRSINDTVNGTHHFTIRGYSLAKGMGPGKYVSSDTFNIGGYDWAIYFYPDGKNPEDSSTYVSVFIALASEGTDVRALFELALLDQSGKGKHKVHSHFDRALESGPYTLKYRGSMWGYKRFFRRAALETSDYLKDDCLSMHCTVGVVRTRVEGPKMYSVHVPPSDMGQSLKHLLDAELGCDVVFQVGKESFKAHKIVLAARSPVFKAQFFGLVGNPNSGKVELKDVEPSIFKALLHFIYSDELPDFTEIDDSTPASSTIMMQHLLAAADQFGLDRLKLLCEAKLCEEFSTDTVATTLSLAEQHHCTQLKPICLKFAAANLGGACSP